Proteins encoded in a region of the Streptomyces liliiviolaceus genome:
- a CDS encoding NAD(P)/FAD-dependent oxidoreductase, protein MNENHTGMKDCVVVGAGAAGLSAALTLGRARRSTLVIDAGRQSNRVAAKVGGLLGRDRRPPALFHAEGRAELLAYPSVELRSGEVTHGVREDDGTFAVTLADGRRERARSMVLAPGTDYRHPQLPGLSERWGNAVFHCPFCHGWEVSDRPLGVLATGAVGVHGALNLRAWSDRITLLTNGGELTDEQRERLAVGGVGWDERPISVLDGPGTDLRAAVFADGDELALGALLVKSTLYQRSSLARDLGASLNEPDEMLSVEAITVDAMGRTGVPGLYAAGDAATAVPPSMAAAVASGYLAGAAAAVQLAAGY, encoded by the coding sequence ATGAACGAGAACCACACCGGCATGAAGGACTGCGTCGTGGTCGGCGCGGGGGCTGCCGGACTGAGTGCAGCGCTCACGCTCGGCCGGGCCCGCCGCAGCACCCTGGTCATCGACGCCGGCCGGCAGAGCAACCGTGTCGCGGCGAAGGTCGGAGGCCTGCTCGGACGCGATCGGCGGCCTCCCGCCCTGTTCCATGCCGAAGGCCGCGCGGAACTGCTGGCCTATCCGTCCGTCGAACTGCGCTCGGGCGAGGTCACCCACGGTGTGCGGGAGGACGACGGAACCTTCGCGGTCACCCTCGCCGACGGCCGTCGCGAGCGGGCCCGGAGCATGGTCCTGGCACCCGGAACGGACTACCGCCACCCCCAGCTGCCCGGACTGTCCGAACGATGGGGCAATGCGGTCTTCCATTGCCCTTTCTGTCACGGCTGGGAGGTCAGCGACCGCCCGCTGGGTGTTCTCGCGACGGGCGCCGTTGGTGTGCACGGCGCCCTGAACCTGCGCGCCTGGAGCGACCGGATCACACTGCTGACCAACGGCGGCGAACTCACCGACGAACAGCGTGAACGGCTGGCCGTCGGCGGAGTGGGCTGGGACGAACGGCCGATCAGCGTCCTCGACGGGCCGGGAACCGACCTGCGGGCGGCGGTGTTCGCCGACGGCGACGAACTCGCCCTCGGGGCCCTGCTGGTCAAGTCGACCCTCTACCAGCGCTCCTCACTGGCCCGGGACCTCGGAGCGTCGCTGAACGAACCGGACGAGATGCTCAGCGTCGAGGCGATCACGGTCGACGCGATGGGCCGGACCGGCGTTCCCGGGCTCTACGCGGCCGGTGACGCCGCCACCGCGGTCCCGCCGTCCATGGCGGCGGCCGTGGCTTCCGGCTATCTGGCGGGCGCCGCCGCTGCCGTGCAACTGGCCGCGGGTTACTGA
- a CDS encoding AraC family transcriptional regulator, whose amino-acid sequence MISQAVSGLRVGRETVRRFCQSGPWGLRYAGLTGSGFHVVLRGSGWLVSLDAPPVALRPGDVVLVTSGADHGLSHAPCRLDGLPQVALSLDQPGPGPADFEFLCGAYRLDHGQVHPYLTVMPDLLVVSPDHDRFPALRSVVDLLDGDAAQQAQAQAQSEAETQVQTPQGASVTRSALLDLMLVHVLRQWMEDEGAQGRPVLSDPVIASALRTIHGEPQKQWTVARLSETVGMSRVAFTRRFSSVVGKPPMTYLRDWRLSCAARLLRETDASLAAIARQVGYSTEFAFAGAFRREYGVAPGRFRQTGAHPRQAHPH is encoded by the coding sequence ATGATCAGCCAGGCCGTCTCCGGTCTTCGCGTCGGACGTGAGACCGTCCGGCGCTTTTGTCAGTCGGGTCCGTGGGGCCTGCGGTACGCCGGCCTCACCGGGAGCGGTTTCCACGTGGTCCTCCGGGGCTCCGGCTGGCTCGTCTCCCTCGACGCGCCGCCCGTCGCCCTGCGTCCGGGCGATGTCGTCCTGGTCACCTCCGGAGCGGACCACGGGCTCAGCCACGCTCCGTGCCGGCTCGACGGGTTGCCCCAGGTGGCGCTGAGCCTGGACCAACCGGGTCCCGGGCCGGCCGACTTCGAGTTCCTCTGCGGCGCCTATCGCCTGGACCACGGGCAGGTCCACCCGTACCTCACGGTCATGCCGGATCTGCTCGTGGTGTCTCCCGACCATGACCGCTTCCCGGCACTGCGGTCGGTCGTCGACCTGCTCGACGGCGACGCGGCACAACAGGCCCAGGCACAAGCCCAGTCAGAAGCAGAGACACAGGTACAGACACCGCAGGGTGCGAGCGTCACGCGGTCGGCGCTGCTCGACCTGATGCTCGTCCACGTCCTGCGGCAATGGATGGAGGACGAGGGCGCGCAGGGCCGGCCCGTACTGTCCGACCCGGTGATCGCCTCCGCACTGCGCACGATCCACGGCGAGCCGCAGAAGCAGTGGACGGTCGCGCGGCTCAGCGAGACCGTGGGCATGTCCCGGGTGGCGTTCACGCGACGCTTCTCGTCGGTGGTCGGCAAGCCGCCCATGACGTACCTCAGGGACTGGCGGCTCAGTTGTGCCGCGCGGCTGCTCCGGGAGACGGACGCATCGCTGGCCGCGATAGCCCGGCAGGTCGGCTACTCGACGGAATTCGCCTTCGCCGGCGCGTTCCGGCGCGAGTACGGGGTCGCGCCGGGGCGGTTCCGGCAGACCGGGGCGCACCCCCGTCAGGCCCACCCCCACTAG
- a CDS encoding cupin domain-containing protein: MEESVYVGNAGKDAALDRGWLLGHFKEHGDPRHSDALEVKWGVHPRGEERAQWVKGEVRTALLVLISGRFRMEFPGRSVLLEEQGDYVVWGQGVDHSWVAEDESVVLTVRWPSVPGYAVPHGEERTGSRT; this comes from the coding sequence ATGGAAGAGAGCGTGTACGTGGGCAACGCCGGCAAGGACGCGGCCCTGGACCGGGGCTGGCTGCTCGGACACTTCAAGGAGCACGGCGATCCACGCCACAGCGATGCCCTGGAGGTCAAGTGGGGCGTCCACCCGCGCGGCGAGGAGCGCGCGCAGTGGGTGAAGGGCGAGGTGCGGACAGCTCTCCTGGTACTCATCTCAGGCCGCTTCCGTATGGAGTTCCCCGGCCGCAGCGTGCTGCTCGAAGAACAGGGCGACTATGTCGTGTGGGGCCAGGGAGTGGACCACTCCTGGGTCGCGGAGGACGAGTCCGTGGTCCTGACCGTGCGCTGGCCTTCCGTACCCGGATACGCCGTACCGCATGGCGAAGAGCGGACGGGATCGCGTACCTGA
- a CDS encoding glycosyltransferase encodes MRVLLSTYGTRGDVEPLVALAVRLQALGVEIRMCAPPDEEFARRLADIGVRLVPVGPPVRPMMRGTSLPSAAELARHRNELVDAQFDIMPAAAEGCDALVVAGLAQIGARSVAEAAGIRYVYTSYSAVNLPSPHHAPPPRPGWPEPDTDDNLTRWEVDAQLVNAQFAETLNGHRARLGLPPVENVRDHVYSDRPWLAADPVLGRWPGGSGLDVIQTGAWGLPDERPLPAALSTFLDAGAPPVYVGFGSLRPAPDIARRTVEELRAQRQRVLVSRGWADLDVVDDRDDCLTIGEVSHQTLFGRVAAVVHHGGAGTTLTAARAGVPQVVVPLRLADNPYWASRVAALDIGAALDGPSLTDDSLTLAVKTALAPGTRARAAELGTRIHTDGAQVAARLLVDALG; translated from the coding sequence ATGCGGGTGTTGTTGTCCACGTACGGGACGCGCGGCGATGTCGAACCGCTGGTGGCCCTCGCGGTGCGGTTACAGGCGCTCGGCGTGGAGATACGGATGTGCGCCCCGCCGGACGAGGAGTTCGCGCGGCGGCTGGCGGACATCGGTGTGCGCCTGGTCCCGGTCGGGCCGCCCGTGCGGCCCATGATGCGCGGGACGAGTCTGCCCTCGGCGGCGGAACTCGCCCGCCACCGCAACGAGTTGGTCGACGCGCAGTTCGACATCATGCCCGCGGCGGCCGAAGGATGCGACGCGCTCGTGGTGGCCGGCCTGGCACAGATCGGAGCGCGGTCCGTGGCCGAGGCCGCGGGCATCCGCTATGTGTACACGAGCTATTCGGCGGTCAACCTGCCGTCGCCGCACCATGCGCCGCCGCCCCGGCCGGGCTGGCCCGAACCGGACACCGACGACAACCTGACCCGGTGGGAGGTGGACGCCCAGCTCGTGAACGCGCAGTTCGCCGAGACGCTCAACGGCCACCGGGCCAGGCTCGGTCTGCCACCCGTGGAAAACGTCCGCGACCACGTCTACTCCGACCGGCCGTGGCTGGCGGCGGACCCGGTCCTGGGACGGTGGCCGGGCGGCTCCGGCCTCGACGTGATCCAGACGGGCGCATGGGGCCTGCCCGACGAACGCCCGCTCCCCGCCGCCCTGTCGACGTTCCTCGACGCCGGCGCACCGCCCGTCTACGTGGGCTTCGGCAGCCTGCGCCCGGCACCGGACATCGCCCGCAGAACCGTCGAGGAACTCCGCGCACAACGACAGCGCGTACTCGTCTCCCGCGGCTGGGCGGACCTGGACGTGGTCGACGACCGGGACGACTGCCTCACCATCGGCGAGGTCAGCCATCAGACCCTGTTCGGCAGGGTGGCCGCGGTGGTGCACCACGGCGGCGCGGGTACGACGCTGACGGCGGCCCGGGCGGGCGTACCGCAGGTGGTGGTACCTCTCCGACTGGCCGACAACCCGTACTGGGCGAGCCGGGTGGCGGCCCTGGACATCGGCGCGGCCCTCGACGGTCCGTCGCTCACCGACGACTCACTCACCCTCGCGGTCAAGACGGCCCTGGCACCCGGGACCCGGGCGAGGGCGGCGGAGCTGGGCACCAGGATCCACACCGACGGAGCGCAGGTGGCCGCGAGACTGCTGGTCGACGCCCTCGGGTGA